The following proteins are co-located in the Sphingorhabdus lutea genome:
- a CDS encoding thiamine phosphate synthase: MTDERLDIQNAASGDDPAIAHRGLFRAIAALPPRSIIIFRHYSLPMKNRIKLFTLIKKRAKKKGHAIFWAGHIFHAIKYGADGAHIPLWARRKFSNRCQIHPLSLSISAHHAADINSASLYHPDFLILSPIFTTKSHVGQRPLGRMRFMKLSQLSHHHIIAMGGMNVRRAANMKNHIACGWAGINAFQK; encoded by the coding sequence ATGACCGATGAGCGTTTGGACATACAAAATGCCGCCAGTGGCGATGACCCCGCCATTGCCCATCGCGGATTATTTCGCGCCATTGCGGCATTGCCGCCGCGCTCCATCATTATTTTTCGTCATTATTCATTGCCCATGAAAAACCGCATTAAATTATTCACCTTGATAAAAAAACGCGCAAAAAAAAAGGGGCATGCCATTTTTTGGGCGGGGCATATATTTCATGCCATTAAATATGGCGCAGATGGGGCGCATATCCCGCTATGGGCGCGGCGTAAATTTTCCAACCGCTGCCAAATTCACCCCTTATCCCTCTCCATATCGGCGCATCATGCCGCCGACATTAACTCTGCAAGTTTATATCATCCTGATTTCTTGATTTTATCTCCAATTTTCACCACAAAAAGCCATGTGGGACAGCGCCCATTGGGGCGGATGCGGTTTATGAAATTGTCGCAATTATCCCATCATCATATTATCGCAATGGGCGGCATGAATGTGCGCCGCGCCGCCAATATGAAAAATCATATTGCATGCGGATGGGCGGGCATAAATGCCTTTCAAAAATAA
- a CDS encoding NAD(P)H-dependent glycerol-3-phosphate dehydrogenase — translation MSENISIAIIGGGAWGTALASIAASAGHDVIIWAREDDVITSINKDHVNAIFLPNCPLDRGIKATSNMDDVAHVDVVLMVAPAQFTRATLKLLPASINNIVLCSKGIEAETDDLLADIVAQERPEAKLAVLSGPTFAHEVAMGLPAAVTLASKDAEFGELLVQKLATPKFRPYYSDDVTGAEIGGAVKNVLAVACGVVDGAGLGLNARAGLIARGFAEMTRYGLARGGRAETLAGLSGLGDLVLTCSSENSRNFSLGRGLGQGKSAADMLSNRSSVAEGAFTAPVLQASAKKLGVAMPIVDAVCALLDGRSNVQHVVDALMSRPLKAE, via the coding sequence ATGAGCGAGAATATTTCCATCGCAATTATTGGCGGCGGTGCATGGGGCACGGCATTGGCCAGCATTGCGGCATCGGCGGGGCATGATGTCATCATTTGGGCGCGGGAGGATGATGTTATCACCTCCATCAATAAGGACCATGTCAACGCAATATTCCTGCCAAATTGTCCATTGGACAGGGGGATAAAGGCGACATCAAATATGGATGATGTGGCGCATGTGGATGTGGTGTTAATGGTTGCGCCCGCGCAATTTACCCGAGCAACATTAAAATTATTGCCGGCAAGCATCAATAATATTGTCCTTTGTTCAAAGGGGATAGAGGCCGAAACCGATGATTTATTGGCCGATATAGTGGCGCAGGAAAGACCAGAGGCAAAATTGGCGGTGCTTTCTGGGCCGACATTTGCGCATGAAGTTGCCATGGGCCTGCCTGCGGCGGTGACATTGGCCAGCAAGGATGCCGAATTTGGTGAATTATTGGTGCAGAAATTGGCAACGCCAAAATTTCGCCCCTATTATAGCGATGATGTAACGGGCGCGGAAATTGGCGGCGCGGTGAAAAATGTGCTGGCCGTGGCGTGCGGCGTGGTTGATGGCGCGGGGCTTGGCCTGAATGCGCGGGCGGGCTTAATTGCGCGCGGTTTTGCCGAAATGACACGCTATGGCCTTGCGCGGGGCGGGCGCGCCGAAACATTGGCGGGATTGTCGGGGCTGGGCGATTTGGTGCTGACATGTTCGTCGGAAAATTCGCGTAATTTTTCGCTTGGCCGCGGGTTGGGACAGGGCAAAAGCGCCGCCGACATGCTGTCCAATCGCAGCAGCGTGGCCGAAGGGGCATTTACCGCACCCGTATTGCAAGCATCGGCCAAAAAATTGGGCGTCGCCATGCCCATTGTTGATGCGGTGTGCGCTTTATTGGACGGTCGTTCAAATGTGCAACATGTTGTCGATGCGTTAATGTCACGGCCATTAAAGGCCGAGTAA
- the holA gene encoding DNA polymerase III subunit delta — MAYGGGQKIDNLGQLKAAYDNPGRYKMLFLYGPDESEISYIVKKFLAHIGNNVEHILLNGDQLRSDPALLSDEANAISLFGEKKIIHAEIKRDEAMTAIEYYLQGPAGEHVVLVQSGNLTKANKLRKLVEADKSVLSLIVYEAKSDVLFGRLNGHAKSLGLIVKPDLIRAILARVNMNIHLAMMEMEKLSLYHDASIDNPKEIEEQAIIDLAADKADDDIAPLINAALSGQVKITVKELNNARAVKMEPVRLLRLMMYRVQQLIQISQDMASGKKFDNATRGIFYGLKPILEQQVKLWPAQRLFGLNGHLIDMEETVMTIGGQSAITYMEAEILRIAKTASRRRQPGK, encoded by the coding sequence ATGGCATATGGCGGCGGCCAAAAAATAGATAATTTGGGCCAATTAAAGGCGGCATATGACAATCCGGGCCGTTATAAAATGCTGTTCCTTTATGGGCCGGATGAATCCGAAATATCCTATATCGTCAAAAAATTCCTTGCCCATATTGGAAATAATGTCGAACATATTTTGTTAAATGGCGATCAATTGCGCAGCGACCCTGCCCTATTATCCGATGAGGCCAATGCCATATCCTTATTTGGCGAAAAAAAAATCATCCACGCTGAAATAAAACGTGATGAGGCAATGACCGCCATTGAATATTATTTACAAGGTCCAGCAGGTGAGCATGTCGTTTTGGTGCAAAGCGGCAATTTGACCAAGGCCAATAAATTACGCAAATTGGTGGAAGCAGATAAATCGGTTTTATCATTGATAGTATATGAGGCCAAATCCGATGTCCTATTTGGCCGATTAAATGGCCATGCAAAATCGCTGGGTTTAATTGTAAAACCCGATTTAATCAGGGCGATATTGGCGCGGGTGAATATGAATATTCATTTGGCGATGATGGAGATGGAAAAATTATCGCTTTATCATGATGCCAGCATAGATAATCCCAAAGAAATTGAGGAACAGGCAATCATCGACCTTGCAGCGGATAAGGCGGATGACGATATCGCCCCCTTAATCAATGCAGCATTAAGCGGGCAGGTCAAAATTACTGTCAAAGAATTAAACAATGCCCGTGCGGTTAAAATGGAACCAGTGCGTTTATTGCGGTTAATGATGTATCGTGTGCAACAACTTATTCAAATCAGCCAAGACATGGCATCCGGCAAAAAATTTGACAATGCCACGCGCGGGATATTTTACGGGTTAAAACCCATTTTGGAACAACAAGTTAAATTATGGCCGGCCCAGCGGCTGTTCGGGTTGAACGGGCATTTAATCGATATGGAAGAAACCGTAATGACCATTGGCGGGCAAAGCGCCATTACATATATGGAGGCGGAAATATTGCGCATTGCAAAAACCGCCTCTCGCCGCCGTCAACCGGGAAAATAA
- a CDS encoding DUF3576 domain-containing protein, whose protein sequence is MRLNKFLIITVSSVALISGLSACGKSKSVKTDMAASKVTAIGVNAYLWRASLDSVSFMPLLQTDSAGGVIVTDWYINPSSPGERIKLTISILDQDLRSDAVRVAGSRQILQNNNWVDAPMRAATVQKMENIILTKARDLRRSAING, encoded by the coding sequence ATGCGACTTAATAAATTTTTGATCATCACTGTCAGCAGTGTCGCGCTCATTTCTGGTTTATCGGCTTGTGGTAAATCAAAGAGCGTCAAAACCGACATGGCCGCCAGTAAAGTTACCGCAATTGGCGTTAATGCATATTTATGGCGCGCGTCATTGGATTCTGTTTCTTTCATGCCATTATTACAAACCGACAGCGCGGGCGGCGTGATTGTGACCGATTGGTATATTAACCCATCAAGTCCGGGAGAACGGATTAAATTGACCATTTCAATTTTGGATCAAGATTTGCGTTCCGATGCAGTACGCGTGGCCGGATCACGCCAAATTTTGCAAAATAATAATTGGGTTGATGCGCCAATGCGCGCTGCGACCGTTCAAAAAATGGAAAATATCATTTTGACCAAGGCCCGCGATTTGCGCCGCAGCGCGATTAACGGTTAA
- the tsaD gene encoding tRNA (adenosine(37)-N6)-threonylcarbamoyltransferase complex transferase subunit TsaD, translating into MTIILGLESSCDETAAAIVTHDRQILAHSLAGQEDHHRAFGGVVPEIAARAHVELMTPLIESALDKAKMQLSDIDAFAATAGPGLIGGVMVGLVSAKALAMAMDKPLIAVNHLEGHALSPRLCDENLDYPYLLLLVSGGHCQLLRVNGVGDYNRLATTIDDAAGEAFDKSAKILGLGFPGGPLLEKAAAMGDAHAVPLPRPLKGAKEPHFSFAGLKSAVVRAHESGQYAVNDIAASFQTAVTDCLEDRLEYSLSHMDTLSKLPLTKLVVAGGVAANGAVRAMLERVAAKWNMQTVIPPLWLCTDNAAMIAWAGQERFAAGLIDGLDVAARPRWPLDANAPAARGAGVKA; encoded by the coding sequence ATGACAATAATTTTAGGACTTGAATCAAGCTGTGATGAAACAGCCGCCGCAATTGTAACGCATGATCGCCAAATTTTGGCGCATAGCCTTGCCGGGCAAGAGGATCATCACCGTGCATTTGGCGGGGTTGTTCCGGAAATTGCCGCACGCGCGCATGTGGAATTAATGACCCCCTTAATCGAATCGGCACTTGATAAGGCAAAAATGCAGTTAAGCGATATTGACGCCTTTGCCGCCACAGCTGGGCCGGGTTTAATTGGTGGGGTGATGGTCGGGCTTGTCTCGGCAAAGGCGCTGGCCATGGCGATGGATAAACCGTTAATCGCGGTCAATCATCTGGAGGGCCATGCCCTTTCCCCGCGCCTATGCGATGAAAATTTGGACTATCCCTATTTATTATTATTGGTATCGGGCGGCCATTGCCAATTATTGCGCGTGAACGGTGTGGGGGATTATAACCGCCTTGCCACCACCATTGATGATGCGGCGGGGGAGGCATTTGACAAAAGCGCCAAAATATTGGGCCTTGGCTTTCCCGGCGGGCCATTATTGGAAAAGGCGGCGGCAATGGGCGATGCACATGCCGTGCCGCTGCCCCGCCCGTTAAAGGGGGCAAAAGAACCGCATTTTTCATTCGCCGGATTGAAAAGCGCGGTAGTGCGCGCACATGAAAGCGGGCAATATGCAGTGAATGATATTGCCGCATCCTTTCAAACTGCCGTGACCGATTGTTTGGAAGATAGGTTGGAATATAGCCTGTCGCATATGGACACCCTGTCCAAATTGCCCCTGACTAAATTAGTGGTGGCGGGCGGCGTGGCGGCCAATGGTGCGGTGCGCGCCATGTTGGAACGGGTGGCGGCCAAATGGAATATGCAAACTGTAATCCCGCCCTTATGGCTGTGCACCGATAATGCGGCGATGATTGCATGGGCGGGGCAGGAAAGATTTGCCGCAGGGTTGATTGACGGATTGGATGTGGCGGCACGGCCACGTTGGCCATTGGATGCCAATGCACCGGCGGCCAGAGGGGCAGGGGTAAAGGCATGA
- a CDS encoding DUF4402 domain-containing protein: MGDNLFMRIPIFMSCLLSALIIGLPANMALAQTCRLCAPVDEAQADNESEIPLEIDVSTGLNFSKAALSGQSGGAIDINPHHGGKSVQGGLIDLGGMSLVGTVNVKGTPGRNVRIELPQSVEMTASSGGVVRVVDIKHDMPALAQLDQNGRLTFSFGGRLVITQSVSGMFRGRIPVTVNYQ; encoded by the coding sequence ATGGGTGATAATTTGTTCATGCGCATCCCCATTTTCATGTCATGCCTTTTATCGGCACTCATCATCGGCTTGCCCGCCAATATGGCATTGGCGCAAACATGCCGTCTTTGTGCGCCCGTTGATGAAGCGCAAGCTGATAATGAAAGCGAAATCCCCTTGGAAATTGATGTCAGCACGGGGCTGAATTTCAGTAAAGCCGCTTTATCTGGTCAAAGCGGCGGGGCGATTGATATAAACCCGCATCATGGCGGTAAATCAGTGCAGGGCGGATTGATTGATTTGGGGGGAATGTCGCTGGTCGGGACGGTAAATGTGAAGGGCACACCGGGCCGTAATGTGCGGATTGAATTGCCACAAAGCGTGGAGATGACCGCTTCATCGGGCGGTGTGGTGCGCGTGGTGGATATTAAACATGATATGCCCGCATTGGCCCAATTGGACCAAAATGGCCGTTTGACATTTTCCTTTGGCGGCAGGTTGGTCATAACACAAAGCGTGTCGGGCATGTTTCGTGGCCGGATTCCGGTGACGGTTAATTATCAATAA
- the hemC gene encoding hydroxymethylbilane synthase, giving the protein MHNEFDDMPKKNLFPSKNSPLRIGTRSSPLAMAQAKMVAHAIIAAHHLDNDAILLTPMLSQGDIVTDRPIADIGGKAVWSKELERALLHDEIDVAVHSMKDVETPRPSGLAITACLPRDDVRDCIIGVNRIDDLPQGATIGTSSPRRAAQIKHIRPDLITVPIRGNVATRLDKLAKGEAEATFLAAAGLDRLGLNKQNIGVNFGHIDVDVMLPAASQGAIGIESLADNAMVNDLLYAINHPPTYECVMAERALIRALNGNCHSPIAAFAQQKNGEMLLQAELFSEDGTEHIASAIIIAEHEMDMVQEKADILAQRLFDMASPMLRAQYGQ; this is encoded by the coding sequence ATGCACAATGAATTTGATGATATGCCCAAAAAAAACCTATTCCCCAGTAAAAATTCGCCATTGCGAATTGGCACGCGCAGCTCACCCCTTGCCATGGCGCAGGCAAAAATGGTGGCGCATGCCATAATCGCGGCGCATCATTTGGACAATGACGCCATATTGCTGACCCCCATGTTGTCACAGGGGGATATTGTCACCGACCGCCCCATTGCCGATATTGGCGGCAAGGCGGTGTGGTCCAAGGAGCTGGAACGCGCATTATTGCATGATGAGATAGATGTTGCCGTCCATTCGATGAAGGATGTGGAGACACCGCGCCCCAGCGGTTTGGCCATAACGGCATGTTTACCGCGTGATGATGTGCGCGATTGCATTATCGGGGTGAACAGGATTGACGATTTACCTCAGGGCGCAACCATTGGCACGTCCAGCCCGCGCCGCGCCGCGCAAATAAAGCATATTCGCCCCGACCTTATCACCGTGCCGATTCGCGGCAATGTCGCCACCCGATTGGACAAATTGGCAAAGGGGGAGGCAGAGGCCACATTTTTGGCCGCCGCTGGTCTTGACCGATTGGGGCTGAACAAACAAAATATTGGTGTTAATTTTGGCCATATTGATGTTGATGTCATGTTGCCTGCCGCATCACAGGGGGCAATTGGAATTGAATCATTGGCCGATAATGCAATGGTCAATGACCTATTATATGCCATAAATCACCCGCCGACATATGAATGCGTTATGGCGGAGCGCGCGTTAATCCGCGCCTTGAACGGCAATTGCCATTCGCCCATTGCTGCATTTGCCCAACAAAAAAATGGTGAAATGCTATTACAAGCGGAATTATTTAGCGAAGATGGCACCGAACATATTGCCAGCGCCATCATTATCGCCGAACATGAAATGGACATGGTTCAGGAAAAGGCGGACATATTGGCGCAGCGTTTGTTCGATATGGCCAGCCCCATGCTGCGCGCCCAATATGGCCAATAA
- a CDS encoding lipopolysaccharide biosynthesis protein, producing MLTTQNSTNLQGHDEDIAALAKGGRTNVFGFLLRLAARIPFLFIAGRYYGAETLGRFAYAILVVEFAAQLGTIGLRRGLAEMLSRDDRPQSHIVADAIFVALCVSFIGAAFFIDVPQIMFPNSGINGMDRFLPLCIFAIVITEIVLAAQAYKFDIAASVRARAVVEPWTISIAAFALFYYSARDGLILAYIASIIAGMFTALWPFMKSYGIPYGWRPSFSRSIMLARRNLPLAIADAAEWGSRRLDLAILGLFASPAIVGVYYGAQQVASLPQKLKTSFDPILGPVITRNLKQNRLSDIAAQVSQVGFWIIGAQAGIALALGLTGDAVMSLIGPNFVGGTAALAFLLAAEVAAATAVVSESALIYMARHRNLMISLLILGVQVILSIGFIEGLAFFPIAEEVRGFYIAAAVAAALMVSLGISSIIKSIFLSKLLGAPIGVWRGALLWAVAFTTVVGLLVTKLPEWAELVFGIPLLLGIYGTIIWYRGFKEEDRILFKKAKPADEAVK from the coding sequence ATGTTGACAACGCAAAATAGCACGAATCTTCAAGGACATGATGAGGATATCGCCGCCCTTGCCAAGGGGGGGCGGACCAATGTGTTCGGTTTTTTATTGCGCCTTGCCGCGCGAATCCCCTTTTTATTCATTGCGGGGCGTTATTATGGCGCGGAAACGCTTGGCCGATTTGCCTATGCCATATTGGTGGTGGAATTTGCCGCGCAATTGGGCACAATTGGCCTGCGCCGTGGTTTGGCCGAAATGTTGTCCCGTGATGACAGGCCGCAAAGCCACATTGTTGCCGATGCGATATTTGTCGCGCTTTGTGTTTCCTTTATTGGCGCGGCATTTTTTATCGACGTGCCGCAAATCATGTTCCCCAATAGCGGGATTAACGGGATGGATCGTTTCCTGCCGCTTTGTATTTTTGCCATTGTCATTACCGAAATTGTTCTGGCGGCGCAGGCATATAAATTTGATATAGCCGCCAGTGTGCGGGCACGCGCGGTTGTTGAGCCATGGACGATTAGCATCGCGGCATTTGCGTTATTTTATTATAGCGCGCGCGATGGTTTAATTTTGGCCTATATCGCCTCCATCATTGCAGGCATGTTCACCGCGCTTTGGCCATTTATGAAAAGCTATGGCATTCCTTATGGCTGGCGGCCCAGCTTTTCACGGTCCATTATGTTGGCACGGCGCAATCTGCCGCTTGCCATTGCCGATGCCGCCGAATGGGGCAGCCGCCGTTTGGATTTGGCGATTTTGGGATTATTTGCCTCCCCCGCTATTGTTGGCGTTTATTATGGGGCGCAACAGGTGGCCAGCCTGCCGCAAAAGTTAAAAACCAGTTTTGATCCGATATTGGGGCCGGTTATCACCCGAAATTTGAAACAAAACCGCCTTTCAGATATTGCCGCACAGGTAAGCCAGGTTGGTTTTTGGATTATCGGCGCACAGGCGGGTATTGCATTGGCACTTGGCCTGACGGGGGATGCGGTGATGAGCCTGATTGGACCGAATTTTGTTGGCGGCACGGCTGCGCTTGCATTTTTATTGGCGGCAGAGGTGGCGGCCGCCACCGCAGTGGTCAGCGAATCGGCGCTTATATATATGGCGCGGCACCGCAATTTAATGATCTCGCTTTTAATATTGGGGGTGCAGGTTATTTTAAGCATTGGATTTATTGAAGGATTGGCTTTCTTCCCCATTGCAGAGGAAGTTCGCGGATTTTATATTGCAGCGGCGGTTGCTGCGGCGTTGATGGTGTCGCTTGGCATTTCGTCAATTATTAAATCCATATTTTTAAGCAAATTATTGGGCGCACCCATTGGGGTGTGGCGCGGTGCTTTATTATGGGCCGTTGCCTTTACCACTGTGGTCGGATTATTGGTAACAAAATTACCCGAATGGGCGGAGCTGGTCTTTGGGATTCCCCTATTGCTAGGCATATATGGCACGATAATTTGGTATAGAGGGTTTAAGGAAGAAGATAGAATATTGTTCAAAAAGGCAAAACCGGCGGATGAAGCTGTAAAATAA
- the lptE gene encoding LPS assembly lipoprotein LptE, with product MKKLLCLFALTAILSGILSACGLKPLYADGRSGAVSSALSSISVDQIDGKAGWLVRQALERQLNPASNDDNDGKAFHLVVKLDDQIEGLGVRANDSVTRERRTLRARYQLIDNQSGVILLDKTAFSDAGIDIVGSEYATVAAENSALENLSQKIADQIIAQLANYSLNKGDATQNNASEQSSAGE from the coding sequence ATGAAAAAACTGCTCTGCTTGTTCGCGCTGACCGCTATTTTATCCGGCATCTTATCTGCTTGCGGATTAAAGCCATTATATGCCGATGGTCGCAGTGGGGCCGTGTCCAGCGCCCTATCCTCCATCAGCGTGGATCAAATTGATGGCAAAGCGGGATGGCTGGTTCGTCAGGCATTGGAACGGCAATTAAACCCCGCATCAAATGATGATAATGACGGCAAGGCATTTCATTTGGTGGTCAAATTGGATGACCAGATTGAGGGGCTTGGCGTGCGCGCTAATGATAGTGTGACCCGCGAACGGCGGACTTTACGGGCGCGTTATCAATTGATTGATAATCAAAGCGGGGTCATATTATTGGACAAAACCGCCTTTAGCGACGCGGGAATTGATATTGTGGGATCAGAATATGCCACCGTTGCGGCGGAAAATAGCGCACTTGAAAATTTAAGCCAGAAAATCGCCGATCAAATTATCGCGCAATTGGCTAATTACAGCTTAAACAAAGGCGATGCCACACAAAATAACGCCTCAGAACAAAGCAGCGCAGGCGAATAA
- the leuS gene encoding leucine--tRNA ligase — translation MSEADRFNPHVADVRWQKRWEEEQTFRANDDSDKPRAYILEMFPYPSGRIHIGHVRNYTMGDVLARYKRMTGHEVLHPMGWDAFGMPAENAAMERKVHPGSWTFDNIDNMRTQLKRIGFALDWSRELATCTPQYYGHEQALFLKLYEAGLVYRKESTVNWDPVDMTVLANEQVIDGKGWRSGAEVEKRKLNQWFLKITDFADDLLEGLDSLEKWPDKVRLMQENWIGKSQGALLRFAISNAAVSDMAGIDEVEVFSTRPDTIMGASFIAIAADHPLAQQMAANADYADKDALSAFIEECRKGGTTAAEIETLEKKGFDLGLRAAHPIDPELSLPIYVANFVLMDYGTGAVMGVPGHDQRDFEFASKYGLPIKRVVAANAADADAPFAGEAESGDGILVNSGEFNGLSVDDAKNAIITRAENENWGAGKVQYRLRDWGVSRQRYWGTPIPIIHCDDCGAVPVPAQQLPVTLPEDVSFDIPGNPLDRHPTFGKADCPKCGKAARRETDTLDTFVDSSWYFIRFASQPDAQAFDKAAAEKWLPVTQYIGGVEHAILHLLYARFWTRALNHIGMIDIKEPFGSLFTQGMVTHQTFTHGDGSWLSPDQVRKNGNDWIVIEDGSPATAGRIEKMSKSKKNVVDPDDIIEQYGADAVRWFMLSDSPPERDLEWSEAGIEGCWRFVNRMWRLVSKVGEAAANGDAAIEKANLALSRKMHQSIKGVGEDIENLSFNKAIAKLYELTAAIEKTAAGPSRDEAIIALLTMAAPMTPHLAEEAWEQLGEKHGCHGMIANAHWPKIDEALLVEDEVTIAVQVQGKLRDTLTMAKGIAKEEAEKLALASEKVQRAIDGNAIKKIIVVPDRLVNIVI, via the coding sequence ATGAGCGAAGCAGACAGATTCAACCCGCACGTCGCCGATGTGCGGTGGCAAAAACGTTGGGAAGAAGAACAAACTTTCCGCGCCAATGATGATAGCGATAAACCGCGCGCTTATATTTTGGAAATGTTCCCCTATCCATCGGGCCGCATCCATATTGGCCATGTGCGTAATTACACCATGGGCGATGTGTTGGCGCGGTATAAACGCATGACCGGGCATGAGGTATTGCACCCCATGGGCTGGGACGCATTTGGCATGCCCGCGGAAAATGCCGCCATGGAACGTAAAGTGCATCCGGGCAGTTGGACATTTGACAATATTGACAATATGCGCACCCAGTTAAAACGTATTGGTTTTGCGTTGGATTGGTCGCGTGAATTGGCCACTTGTACGCCGCAATATTATGGCCATGAGCAGGCATTATTCCTTAAACTATATGAAGCCGGCCTTGTTTACCGCAAGGAAAGCACGGTAAATTGGGATCCGGTCGATATGACCGTATTGGCCAATGAACAGGTTATTGATGGCAAGGGTTGGCGCAGCGGCGCAGAGGTTGAAAAGCGCAAATTAAACCAATGGTTTTTGAAAATAACCGATTTTGCCGATGACTTATTAGAGGGATTGGACAGCCTTGAAAAATGGCCCGACAAGGTCCGTTTGATGCAGGAAAATTGGATTGGTAAATCACAGGGCGCATTGCTACGCTTTGCCATTTCCAACGCGGCGGTTTCTGATATGGCGGGCATTGATGAAGTGGAAGTTTTCTCCACCCGTCCCGATACCATTATGGGTGCATCCTTTATCGCCATTGCCGCCGACCATCCCCTTGCACAGCAAATGGCCGCAAATGCCGATTATGCAGATAAAGACGCGCTGTCCGCCTTTATTGAGGAATGCCGCAAGGGCGGCACAACGGCGGCGGAAATTGAAACATTGGAGAAAAAGGGGTTTGATTTGGGTCTGCGCGCCGCGCACCCGATTGACCCTGAATTAAGCCTGCCCATTTATGTCGCCAATTTTGTGTTGATGGATTATGGCACAGGCGCGGTCATGGGTGTGCCCGGCCATGATCAACGCGATTTTGAATTTGCCTCCAAATATGGCCTGCCCATTAAAAGGGTGGTTGCCGCCAATGCTGCCGATGCAGATGCCCCCTTTGCAGGGGAAGCCGAATCGGGTGACGGAATTTTGGTCAATAGCGGCGAGTTTAATGGGTTAAGCGTCGATGATGCGAAAAACGCCATTATTACCCGCGCGGAAAATGAAAATTGGGGCGCGGGTAAGGTGCAATATCGCCTGCGCGATTGGGGCGTATCACGCCAACGCTATTGGGGAACGCCCATCCCGATTATCCATTGTGATGATTGCGGCGCTGTGCCCGTTCCTGCCCAGCAGCTTCCCGTCACCCTGCCCGAAGATGTCAGTTTCGACATTCCCGGCAACCCGCTTGACCGTCATCCGACATTTGGCAAGGCCGATTGCCCCAAATGTGGTAAGGCCGCACGGCGCGAAACCGACACATTGGACACATTTGTCGATTCCAGCTGGTATTTCATCCGCTTTGCCAGCCAACCAGATGCCCAAGCATTTGATAAGGCGGCGGCGGAAAAATGGTTGCCCGTTACCCAATATATTGGCGGGGTTGAACATGCGATTTTGCACCTGCTCTATGCGCGTTTTTGGACAAGGGCGCTGAACCATATTGGCATGATAGATATCAAAGAACCCTTTGGCAGCCTGTTCACCCAAGGAATGGTGACGCATCAAACATTCACCCATGGCGATGGCAGCTGGTTATCGCCCGATCAGGTGCGCAAAAATGGCAATGATTGGATTGTGATCGAAGATGGCAGCCCCGCCACCGCTGGCCGCATTGAAAAAATGTCAAAATCCAAGAAAAATGTTGTCGATCCTGATGATATTATTGAACAATATGGCGCGGATGCGGTGCGCTGGTTCATGCTATCCGACAGCCCACCAGAGCGGGACTTAGAATGGTCAGAGGCCGGAATTGAAGGATGCTGGCGCTTTGTCAATCGGATGTGGCGTTTGGTATCAAAGGTGGGTGAAGCAGCCGCCAATGGTGACGCGGCGATTGAAAAAGCAAATTTGGCATTGTCGCGTAAAATGCATCAAAGCATTAAGGGCGTGGGCGAAGATATTGAAAATTTATCATTTAATAAAGCCATTGCCAAATTATATGAGCTGACCGCCGCGATTGAGAAGACTGCTGCTGGGCCATCAAGGGATGAGGCGATTATTGCCTTATTAACCATGGCTGCGCCCATGACCCCGCATTTGGCCGAGGAGGCGTGGGAGCAATTGGGCGAGAAACATGGATGTCATGGCATGATTGCCAATGCCCATTGGCCCAAAATTGACGAAGCATTGTTGGTGGAAGATGAAGTTACCATCGCGGTTCAGGTTCAGGGCAAATTGCGCGATACATTGACGATGGCAAAGGGAATTGCCAAAGAAGAAGCCGAAAAACTTGCACTGGCGAGTGAGAAAGTGCAGCGTGCCATTGATGGTAATGCGATAAAGAAAATTATCGTCGTGCCCGATCGATTGGTAAATATTGTGATATGA